In Amaranthus tricolor cultivar Red isolate AtriRed21 chromosome 5, ASM2621246v1, whole genome shotgun sequence, a genomic segment contains:
- the LOC130813950 gene encoding syntaxin-43-like isoform X2, protein MATRNRTALFRKHRDAIKAVRTPDLSLMPGGSGGRAGGPVIEMTSLLNSNASSSSYAPLSTDEPSTSRDALTVGLPPAWVDIAEEITSNIQRARIKMAELVKAHSKALMPSFGDARDDQHQIEGLTLEITGILRRSEKRLKDLSARGPSEDSGVRKNVQRSLATDLQNLSVEFRKKQSTYLKRLRQQKEGADDIDIEMNINGSVPKFEDEFSDVGFDNHQMAEFKKSERLTAEREREINQVVQSVNELAQIMKDLSVLVIDQGTIVDRIDFNIQNVAASVEEGFKQLQKAERSQRQGGMVRCATILIIMCFVMLVLLVLKEILF, encoded by the exons ATGGCGACAAGAAATCGAACGGCATTGTTCAGAAAACACAGGGATGCAATTAAAGCTGTTCGAACTCCAGATTTATCGTTAATGCCTGGTGGAAGTGGAGGTAGAGCTGGTGGACCTGTCATTGAAATGACTTCACTCCTTAATTCTAATGCTTCTTCGTCTTCTTATGCTCCTCTCAGCACCGACGAACCGTCTACTTCTAG GGATGCATTGACAGTTGGTCTACCACCAGCATGGGTGGACATTGCAGAAGAAATAACATCCAATATACAGCGTGCTCGAATTAAAATGGCAGAGCTAGTGAAGGCTCATTCGAAGGCTCTAATGCCATCCTTCGGAGATGCGAGGGACGATCAACATCAGATTGAAGGCCTTACCCTAGAGATTACTGGTATACTGAGGAGATCAGAGAAAAGATTGAAGGATCTTTCGGCGCGTGGTCCGTCAGAGGATTCCGGTGTTCGTAAAAATGTACAG CGTTCCCTTGCTACAGATCTTCAGAATCTTTCAGTTGAATTTCGTAAAAAGCAGTCAACATACCTAAAACGACTTAGGCAACAGAAGGAG GGGGCTGATGACATCGACATAGAAATGAACATAAATGGGAGCGTACCAAAATTTGAGGATGAATTCAGTGACGTG GGTTTTGACAATCATCAAATGGCTGAGTTTAAGAAAAGTGAACGTTTGACAGCAGAAAGGGAGAGAGAGATTAACCAG GTTGTGCAATCTGTAAATGAACTTGCTCAGATCATGAAAGATCTATCAGTTCTTGTGATTGACCAG GGCACAATAGTTGATCGGATAGACTTTAACATCCAGAACGTTGCTGCATCAGTTGAGGAGGGCTTCAAACAGCTTCAGAAA GCTGAGAGATCACAAAGGCAGGGGGGTATGGTACGTTGTGCAACAATTCTCATCATCATGTGCTTCGTAATGTTGGTGCTTCTTGTCCTTAAGGAGATACTATTCTAG
- the LOC130813950 gene encoding syntaxin-43-like isoform X4 — MDNCRDALTVGLPPAWVDIAEEITSNIQRARIKMAELVKAHSKALMPSFGDARDDQHQIEGLTLEITGILRRSEKRLKDLSARGPSEDSGVRKNVQRSLATDLQNLSVEFRKKQSTYLKRLRQQKEGADDIDIEMNINGSVPKFEDEFSDVGFDNHQMAEFKKSERLTAEREREINQVVQSVNELAQIMKDLSVLVIDQGTIVDRIDFNIQNVAASVEEGFKQLQKAERSQRQGGMVRCATILIIMCFVMLVLLVLKEILF, encoded by the exons ATGGACAATTG CAGGGATGCATTGACAGTTGGTCTACCACCAGCATGGGTGGACATTGCAGAAGAAATAACATCCAATATACAGCGTGCTCGAATTAAAATGGCAGAGCTAGTGAAGGCTCATTCGAAGGCTCTAATGCCATCCTTCGGAGATGCGAGGGACGATCAACATCAGATTGAAGGCCTTACCCTAGAGATTACTGGTATACTGAGGAGATCAGAGAAAAGATTGAAGGATCTTTCGGCGCGTGGTCCGTCAGAGGATTCCGGTGTTCGTAAAAATGTACAG CGTTCCCTTGCTACAGATCTTCAGAATCTTTCAGTTGAATTTCGTAAAAAGCAGTCAACATACCTAAAACGACTTAGGCAACAGAAGGAG GGGGCTGATGACATCGACATAGAAATGAACATAAATGGGAGCGTACCAAAATTTGAGGATGAATTCAGTGACGTG GGTTTTGACAATCATCAAATGGCTGAGTTTAAGAAAAGTGAACGTTTGACAGCAGAAAGGGAGAGAGAGATTAACCAG GTTGTGCAATCTGTAAATGAACTTGCTCAGATCATGAAAGATCTATCAGTTCTTGTGATTGACCAG GGCACAATAGTTGATCGGATAGACTTTAACATCCAGAACGTTGCTGCATCAGTTGAGGAGGGCTTCAAACAGCTTCAGAAA GCTGAGAGATCACAAAGGCAGGGGGGTATGGTACGTTGTGCAACAATTCTCATCATCATGTGCTTCGTAATGTTGGTGCTTCTTGTCCTTAAGGAGATACTATTCTAG
- the LOC130813950 gene encoding tlg2p-like protein a isoform X1, with protein sequence MATRNRTALFRKHRDAIKAVRTPDLSLMPGGSGGRAGGPVIEMTSLLNSNASSSSYAPLSTDEPSTSSRDALTVGLPPAWVDIAEEITSNIQRARIKMAELVKAHSKALMPSFGDARDDQHQIEGLTLEITGILRRSEKRLKDLSARGPSEDSGVRKNVQRSLATDLQNLSVEFRKKQSTYLKRLRQQKEGADDIDIEMNINGSVPKFEDEFSDVGFDNHQMAEFKKSERLTAEREREINQVVQSVNELAQIMKDLSVLVIDQGTIVDRIDFNIQNVAASVEEGFKQLQKAERSQRQGGMVRCATILIIMCFVMLVLLVLKEILF encoded by the exons ATGGCGACAAGAAATCGAACGGCATTGTTCAGAAAACACAGGGATGCAATTAAAGCTGTTCGAACTCCAGATTTATCGTTAATGCCTGGTGGAAGTGGAGGTAGAGCTGGTGGACCTGTCATTGAAATGACTTCACTCCTTAATTCTAATGCTTCTTCGTCTTCTTATGCTCCTCTCAGCACCGACGAACCGTCTACTTCTAG CAGGGATGCATTGACAGTTGGTCTACCACCAGCATGGGTGGACATTGCAGAAGAAATAACATCCAATATACAGCGTGCTCGAATTAAAATGGCAGAGCTAGTGAAGGCTCATTCGAAGGCTCTAATGCCATCCTTCGGAGATGCGAGGGACGATCAACATCAGATTGAAGGCCTTACCCTAGAGATTACTGGTATACTGAGGAGATCAGAGAAAAGATTGAAGGATCTTTCGGCGCGTGGTCCGTCAGAGGATTCCGGTGTTCGTAAAAATGTACAG CGTTCCCTTGCTACAGATCTTCAGAATCTTTCAGTTGAATTTCGTAAAAAGCAGTCAACATACCTAAAACGACTTAGGCAACAGAAGGAG GGGGCTGATGACATCGACATAGAAATGAACATAAATGGGAGCGTACCAAAATTTGAGGATGAATTCAGTGACGTG GGTTTTGACAATCATCAAATGGCTGAGTTTAAGAAAAGTGAACGTTTGACAGCAGAAAGGGAGAGAGAGATTAACCAG GTTGTGCAATCTGTAAATGAACTTGCTCAGATCATGAAAGATCTATCAGTTCTTGTGATTGACCAG GGCACAATAGTTGATCGGATAGACTTTAACATCCAGAACGTTGCTGCATCAGTTGAGGAGGGCTTCAAACAGCTTCAGAAA GCTGAGAGATCACAAAGGCAGGGGGGTATGGTACGTTGTGCAACAATTCTCATCATCATGTGCTTCGTAATGTTGGTGCTTCTTGTCCTTAAGGAGATACTATTCTAG
- the LOC130813950 gene encoding syntaxin-43-like isoform X5, producing MDNWDALTVGLPPAWVDIAEEITSNIQRARIKMAELVKAHSKALMPSFGDARDDQHQIEGLTLEITGILRRSEKRLKDLSARGPSEDSGVRKNVQRSLATDLQNLSVEFRKKQSTYLKRLRQQKEGADDIDIEMNINGSVPKFEDEFSDVGFDNHQMAEFKKSERLTAEREREINQVVQSVNELAQIMKDLSVLVIDQGTIVDRIDFNIQNVAASVEEGFKQLQKAERSQRQGGMVRCATILIIMCFVMLVLLVLKEILF from the exons ATGGACAATTG GGATGCATTGACAGTTGGTCTACCACCAGCATGGGTGGACATTGCAGAAGAAATAACATCCAATATACAGCGTGCTCGAATTAAAATGGCAGAGCTAGTGAAGGCTCATTCGAAGGCTCTAATGCCATCCTTCGGAGATGCGAGGGACGATCAACATCAGATTGAAGGCCTTACCCTAGAGATTACTGGTATACTGAGGAGATCAGAGAAAAGATTGAAGGATCTTTCGGCGCGTGGTCCGTCAGAGGATTCCGGTGTTCGTAAAAATGTACAG CGTTCCCTTGCTACAGATCTTCAGAATCTTTCAGTTGAATTTCGTAAAAAGCAGTCAACATACCTAAAACGACTTAGGCAACAGAAGGAG GGGGCTGATGACATCGACATAGAAATGAACATAAATGGGAGCGTACCAAAATTTGAGGATGAATTCAGTGACGTG GGTTTTGACAATCATCAAATGGCTGAGTTTAAGAAAAGTGAACGTTTGACAGCAGAAAGGGAGAGAGAGATTAACCAG GTTGTGCAATCTGTAAATGAACTTGCTCAGATCATGAAAGATCTATCAGTTCTTGTGATTGACCAG GGCACAATAGTTGATCGGATAGACTTTAACATCCAGAACGTTGCTGCATCAGTTGAGGAGGGCTTCAAACAGCTTCAGAAA GCTGAGAGATCACAAAGGCAGGGGGGTATGGTACGTTGTGCAACAATTCTCATCATCATGTGCTTCGTAATGTTGGTGCTTCTTGTCCTTAAGGAGATACTATTCTAG
- the LOC130813950 gene encoding tlg2p-like protein a isoform X3: MATRNRTALFRKHRDAIKAVRTPDLSLMPGGSGGRAGGPVIEMTSLLNSNASSSSYAPLSTDEPSTSSRDALTVGLPPAWVDIAEEITSNIQRARIKMAELVKAHSKALMPSFGDARDDQHQIEGLTLEITGILRRSEKRLKDLSARGPSEDSGVRKNVQGFDNHQMAEFKKSERLTAEREREINQVVQSVNELAQIMKDLSVLVIDQGTIVDRIDFNIQNVAASVEEGFKQLQKAERSQRQGGMVRCATILIIMCFVMLVLLVLKEILF, from the exons ATGGCGACAAGAAATCGAACGGCATTGTTCAGAAAACACAGGGATGCAATTAAAGCTGTTCGAACTCCAGATTTATCGTTAATGCCTGGTGGAAGTGGAGGTAGAGCTGGTGGACCTGTCATTGAAATGACTTCACTCCTTAATTCTAATGCTTCTTCGTCTTCTTATGCTCCTCTCAGCACCGACGAACCGTCTACTTCTAG CAGGGATGCATTGACAGTTGGTCTACCACCAGCATGGGTGGACATTGCAGAAGAAATAACATCCAATATACAGCGTGCTCGAATTAAAATGGCAGAGCTAGTGAAGGCTCATTCGAAGGCTCTAATGCCATCCTTCGGAGATGCGAGGGACGATCAACATCAGATTGAAGGCCTTACCCTAGAGATTACTGGTATACTGAGGAGATCAGAGAAAAGATTGAAGGATCTTTCGGCGCGTGGTCCGTCAGAGGATTCCGGTGTTCGTAAAAATGTACAG GGTTTTGACAATCATCAAATGGCTGAGTTTAAGAAAAGTGAACGTTTGACAGCAGAAAGGGAGAGAGAGATTAACCAG GTTGTGCAATCTGTAAATGAACTTGCTCAGATCATGAAAGATCTATCAGTTCTTGTGATTGACCAG GGCACAATAGTTGATCGGATAGACTTTAACATCCAGAACGTTGCTGCATCAGTTGAGGAGGGCTTCAAACAGCTTCAGAAA GCTGAGAGATCACAAAGGCAGGGGGGTATGGTACGTTGTGCAACAATTCTCATCATCATGTGCTTCGTAATGTTGGTGCTTCTTGTCCTTAAGGAGATACTATTCTAG